In the Populus trichocarpa isolate Nisqually-1 chromosome 1, P.trichocarpa_v4.1, whole genome shotgun sequence genome, TGCCCAGTCGATGATGTTTTGCTCCCTCTTTGGTCTTGATTTATCCGTTGCTCTCCTCCCTGTAAGCAGCTCTAGTAGGACCACCCCAAAGCTAAAAACGTCACTTTTTGTTGTCAAGTGTCCTGTAATACATTCTCACAGAAGCCATTATCAATGGTCAGATTTCACATTAACTGCTACATGTCATAATACACattcttgatatattttattaattcaaatctATCCATGATGGCTAATGCAATTCAGATTCTCGAATCGGGCTTTGAGCCCAATAGTCTTTAGCTTGCTCTAGAGCTACTGACAGACTTGTAATGTTTTGTCTGGATACACATCACAGAACCTGTCTATTATGGGCCCAAGAGAAAGCTTTGAGGCAAGAAAATACCTGTTGAGACATATTCAGGGGCAGCATATCCATAGGTCCCCATCACTCTGGTGGTAACATGCGTGTCTGATCCTTCAGGTCCCATCTTTGCGAGTCCAAAATCTGATAATTTAACCGTAAAATCCTGACAGCAGAATCAAGTAGAAAACCTGACATGTCAAGTATGTTTATCTAACAATCTGaatgagagaagaaagagaTGTTTACGCACAGAATCTAGCAGCACATTGGAAGTTTTGAAGTCACGGTATATGACAGGCTTCTCAGCGCCATGCAAGAAGGCTAGCCCCTTGGCTGCTCCTATTGCAATCTTTAACCTCGTGCTCCATGGCAAGGACACTGAAATCCCTGTGATGGTCAATGAATGAAACAAAACCAAGTAAATAACCCTCCTCATCGTCTTCCTGAATGTTTCTCTGTACACGGCcccatttctttcatttttaccAATGAAGTAGAATCAGGTCAAAGGTTTAGCCTTTTCAGAAGACTTTTTCCATATGAAATAGTCAGATTGAATTGCACAAATTAGAAAGTTGATGTAAATCATGACtcgaaaaataaatatgcagcaTAAAATTGATCGACTCACTTTTGAATAAGTGATTCTCTAAACTGCCTCGAGGCATAAATTCATAGACAAGAAGtcgttcttcttcttcacagcAATAACCAATCAATTTAACCAAATTTGGATGCCTAAGTTGCCCTAAAAATATTACTTCCGCCtgcaataaataaagaaaactctGCTCAATCAAACTTTATTGGATTATTACTTGGATAAGTCTTGTGTGCAAAAGAGACTAAACATGATTAAAACTagataaatgaatattatttcttcaaaagaaaTGAATCATAAATCTGCATATAACATCACAGCAAAAACTGCTTTTCATCATGTTTCCCAAACAACCATAGAATTGAAGTCGTCTGGTACTGCTCTGTGCATTCCTGTTCCTATGATCCTATCCAAATACCAAATTCCACGAGGAACAGGTGAAGGCCCACTATGCAAAGAgttgagaaaattaaattaaaaataccatgCATGTAGCCGGAAGTCAATATTTGTAAGGATTATAATCTCCCATTGGtcatgatatatataataatgaaaataatagtgTTATTCATAAAACAGTAAggagaaaattaattatgtttaccAGCCATTCACGGTGACCTTGCAGGCCTTCAATGTCAAGAAGCTTAACAGCAACAGCCTGAGCCTTCAAACCTTGCCTCAAATTATCATCTACATAACCCTTATGCACTGTCCCAAACCCACCCTCTCCTAGCAAGAAATTGCTAGAAAAATTCTGTGTTATGGCACGTAACTCACtcaattgaaaatcaaacaagTCAGGCCCAAAAGATTGTGCAAGTTCCTCATTAATACGTGTTGACGAAGAACGGCTAAGGTCAGAGAATGACAATCTTCTGAATGATGGTGCCGGAGCATTGATGTTCTTGGAAATGTCTGATTTTGATGTCCTACATCTGCTGAAGTTGCCAAAGAATGTTTGGTCTTCAACTGAACAGCAATATTTAGCTGTGAATGGTCTCCATGGCTGTGAAGATTCCTTCATTGCTAGTGAAATAGTAGTATAGCAGGTTTTTGTGTGGTATGGAGTGGTGGGTGTGTTCGCTTTGTAATATAAACAAACTGCGGTTTTATTATCTAAAAGCTAGAGttgattaaaaagataatagaGAGGGCATTCTTTCTTCAACTGCTCTAACCACTCTACTAGATCGGGTTATTTATTCTGTGTTATCCCGCTTAACACTAATATTTCTTTGAGTTTGCTTTGTCATCTACTGTAATGTCCTCATGCAGAAAAGTGTCGgtattttattatcttaatgGCAGTTGGCTGCAATTAATTGTTGCAACAGTAGCCAGATGTCAAGGGGAGGAGTAACAATGGAGGTTACCCTTGTGGGCTCATAGATGCACCATTTGGAACTCCAGTACCAACAATTCATTGCATGGCTAAAtgctaataaaattaagataccGGTTCATGGCTACAGCAGGCCAAAATACGAGCCTGCAGGGCATTTAAGAATTTAGAACCCTGCCAAGCACTGCAATAACATCCCAGTTACAAGTTCTCTAAAATGATAACACTCCTAAAATGGCGTCTTGGCTTCAATCGCTATATGTCAAGTAATTATGAGAAAGAAAACCCCATTTCTTGGCGTCTACCTATatgcaaaatgatttgaaacatCTTGAGGGCAACGtcacattttcttttctgaatTTTGGCAAGGAAACAACAGTGGTTATGAAAATATCTGCAGTTCACGTATGGATTTTCAATTTCAGTGCAAAAGTCCAACTGCCCACAGAAACTGGATAAGGAAACGATGTTttggataattaaaaaggagATAACTTCACCACTTGTCCACCTAACAGAATGTTTGCATATGCATATTTCAAAACACAGAAAGCAGGCAGGATATGCATGAGTAGCTGAAGTGTTCGAGAGTGATGAGTGGTGCAATCTGGTTTCTTAAGCACGAAATATCATTGGAGCAGTTGAAGTTGAGGTATGAGATGATGTCTGCATTTCTTATCTCTTTCTGCTCCACCACAGCAACAAGATAAATGCGTTCTGTCATGCTCCATACCCTACTGATCTTCTATGCTCTCCAAAAACAGTGTCATGCATTCTCTGACTCTGGGTGTTGGTGCCTCCTAACTTGTTTAGCGTTATGATCGataaatcataaacaaaatttGTGTGCTTGATGTGAACCCAAAAACAGGCCCCTTTTCCATTAAAACAAAGATGCAGTAATTGATACTTGCAAAATCAGCttcttgtcttcttcttcttcttctccttcttaaATTGTTGTCCGTAATTTAGATTAATTCCTcactctaattgtttttttatatacagaaAAATTCAATCAGCatacatttttattataattctcatAAAACTCGAAACAAAGATTAATAGAGAAACCAAGATtgcaatcaaatattgaagctTCTCTCTAACGAGTGATATTCAATAATTTCATGACTTGAAatctaaacattaattattgtAAATTTGTTCCTCAATCCACCGTAAGTTCTTGAACAAACTTgtagatataaataaaaataaaaaatctcagtGATTGAGGGtaagaaactaaattatatagatttaaattcataattatttgaatTCTTGAAACTAGATTTGGAGTTATTTGAAAGAAAGAGGAAACGGAAGAGAAAGACGGATTTCTACTAGTGCCGCCATGAATAACAAATGGCTGAGAGTGATAGATCGTCCTTGCCTCCTTCATTAATTCGAGGcaccatcttttttctttaaattttaaatcagtACCAAGAAAAGGAAGGTGTTGGGGCAGCTGGTGTTGGGTTCAGCCATGGCCAGTTTTTGAGCTATTAGCCCTTGTTCAGGAATGCGTACAAACAGaagtttgtaaaaattaaaaaaaaaatatttaaatttattttgaattgttttgatgtattaatattaaaaataaaaaataaaaaataaaaaaaatcagctttcttt is a window encoding:
- the LOC18094044 gene encoding probable serine/threonine-protein kinase PBL15, which codes for MKESSQPWRPFTAKYCCSVEDQTFFGNFSRCRTSKSDISKNINAPAPSFRRLSFSDLSRSSSTRINEELAQSFGPDLFDFQLSELRAITQNFSSNFLLGEGGFGTVHKGYVDDNLRQGLKAQAVAVKLLDIEGLQGHREWLAEVIFLGQLRHPNLVKLIGYCCEEEERLLVYEFMPRGSLENHLFKRISVSLPWSTRLKIAIGAAKGLAFLHGAEKPVIYRDFKTSNVLLDSDFTVKLSDFGLAKMGPEGSDTHVTTRVMGTYGYAAPEYVSTGHLTTKSDVFSFGVVLLELLTGRRATDKSRPKREQNIIDWAKPYLTSSRRLRCIIDPRLAGQYSVKGAKQMALLARQCVSLNPKDRPKMPSIVETLEALQHYKDMAVACGQSQASTKSATRNGVSSGGRLEGRGASYRKSAPVTSSKKT